From the genome of Xiphophorus couchianus chromosome 6, X_couchianus-1.0, whole genome shotgun sequence, one region includes:
- the cfap410 gene encoding cilia and flagella associated protein 410 isoform X1 — MKLTRKLVLAKAKASDLESVKKLNCWGCNLTDISIFSQMPSIEVLTLSVNNILSLSALAGCLSLSELYLRRNMIPTLSELCHLRPLTRLRVLWLAENPCCGTDPSRYRLTVLRCLPRLQKLDNQVVTEEEIALALTEGDEVSTPTGNIHNQLPNNGLPDAETENDALNYNMEETNKIREELGMKPLSRDKFSSLSSPSTMEKPTMKKTHILDAVLLLLRDLDEEELHVVHTATQNRLQTYTLDSGDGQRSSSQKTAEIQH, encoded by the exons ATGAAGCTAACACGGAAACTTGTTCTTGCTAAGGCTAAGGCCTCAGACTTGGAAAGCGTGAAGAAACTAAACTGCTG GGGATGCAACCTGACTGAC ATTTCCATATTCTCTCAGATGCCCAGCATTGAAGTGTTGACTCTCAG TGTGAACAACATCTTGTCTCTATCCGCTTTGGCTGGCTGTCTGTCTCTGAGTGAACTGTACCTGAGGAGGAACATGATTCCTACACTGTCAGAGCTCTGTCATCTGCGTCCGCTGACGCGCCTCCGAGTTCTGTGGTTGGCCGAGAACCCCTGTTGCGGTACCGATCCGAGTCGGTATCGGCTCACCGTGCTGCGTTGCCTTCCTCGACTCCAGAAGCTCGACAATCAAG TGGTAACCGAGGAAGAGATCGCACTCGCTCTAACGGAAGGTGACGAGGTCAGCACGCCCACCGGCAACATCCACAACCAGCTTCCCAACAACGGCCTTCCAGATGCAGAGACGGAGAACGATGCACTCAACTACAACATGGAGGAGACCAA CAAAATCAGAGAAGAGCTGGGAATGAAGCCTCTCTCCAGAGACAAATTCTCCTCTCTTTCCTCTCCATCCACCATGGAGAAACCAACGATGAAAAAG acccACATCCTCGATGCGGTCCTGCTTCTGCTGAGGGACCTGGATGAAGAGGAGCTCCACGTGGTGCACACCGCCACGCAGAACCGGCTGCAGACCTACACACTGGATTCAGGAGACGGTCAGAGATCGTCATCTCAGAAAACTGCAGAGATCCAGCACTAA
- the cfap410 gene encoding cilia and flagella associated protein 410 isoform X2, with amino-acid sequence MPSIEVLTLSVNNILSLSALAGCLSLSELYLRRNMIPTLSELCHLRPLTRLRVLWLAENPCCGTDPSRYRLTVLRCLPRLQKLDNQVVTEEEIALALTEGDEVSTPTGNIHNQLPNNGLPDAETENDALNYNMEETNKIREELGMKPLSRDKFSSLSSPSTMEKPTMKKTHILDAVLLLLRDLDEEELHVVHTATQNRLQTYTLDSGDGQRSSSQKTAEIQH; translated from the exons ATGCCCAGCATTGAAGTGTTGACTCTCAG TGTGAACAACATCTTGTCTCTATCCGCTTTGGCTGGCTGTCTGTCTCTGAGTGAACTGTACCTGAGGAGGAACATGATTCCTACACTGTCAGAGCTCTGTCATCTGCGTCCGCTGACGCGCCTCCGAGTTCTGTGGTTGGCCGAGAACCCCTGTTGCGGTACCGATCCGAGTCGGTATCGGCTCACCGTGCTGCGTTGCCTTCCTCGACTCCAGAAGCTCGACAATCAAG TGGTAACCGAGGAAGAGATCGCACTCGCTCTAACGGAAGGTGACGAGGTCAGCACGCCCACCGGCAACATCCACAACCAGCTTCCCAACAACGGCCTTCCAGATGCAGAGACGGAGAACGATGCACTCAACTACAACATGGAGGAGACCAA CAAAATCAGAGAAGAGCTGGGAATGAAGCCTCTCTCCAGAGACAAATTCTCCTCTCTTTCCTCTCCATCCACCATGGAGAAACCAACGATGAAAAAG acccACATCCTCGATGCGGTCCTGCTTCTGCTGAGGGACCTGGATGAAGAGGAGCTCCACGTGGTGCACACCGCCACGCAGAACCGGCTGCAGACCTACACACTGGATTCAGGAGACGGTCAGAGATCGTCATCTCAGAAAACTGCAGAGATCCAGCACTAA